The following nucleotide sequence is from Methanomicrobiales archaeon.
AGGAGACTCATCGCACACCCCAGATCTGCAGTATCACTATATCCATTGCGGATAAATATAATTTTATATACGCAACGGTGCGAGATTCACCCGTATCTGTAAATTTCTGGAAGAGGTCAGAAGAATTCTTTTATACAATTGACTCGTATGATACAGCTGAAATGTTCGGCGTGTTACAGCGTTCGACAGGAAATGGGGTGATCCCTTGAACAACCGACGTGGCCCAATGCAGTTCGAAACCCGCGTCCCCCTACGCGAGGTGATGCGCTCGCGGGCTACCACCATCGATGCCGATGCCAGCGTAGCACGAGCTGCCGAGATGATGTGCCGTGATGAAGTCGGCAGCTGTATCGTGCTGCAGCGCAACATGCCAACCGGTATCGTCACAGAGGAGGATATCAACTGCAAAGTTGTTGCAAAGGACCTGAAGCCGAGCAGCGTTCCCGTGCGCCAGATCATGAGTACTCCTCTGATCACGATCGGCGCCGACAAGACCGTAGGGGATGCCGCCCATCTGATGGTCAGCAAACGCGTACGGAGACTCCCCGTCGTAGAGGGGCAGAAGGTCGTGGGGATCGTCACCGTTCGGGACATTCTCTCGATTGCCACGGTGATGAACGACATCATGGCCGAGCTCATCACGATCAACCGCGAGGAGCCGGTCGAGATGGGCGTATGCAGCCGTTGCGGCATCATGTCCGATGACCTGCGGCGGGTGGACGATCAGCTGATTCTCTGCCCGACGTGCCGCGAAGAGGAGCGCCTCGTATGAAAGTCGCCTGCGACGTCATGATGGAGGTCCCGGTGCTCTCCGAGCACGACCACCTGACGAAGGCCCGACAGATCCTCCGGGACGACGTATTCCGCGAGGCGTACGTCAGGGACGACGACAAGAAGAGGCTGATCGGCTATATCGACATATCGGACGTGCTGATCCTGACAACGACCAAATCGAACGTGGAAGTAACCGCATTCATGAAGGATCCCCCGATGGTCCATGCGGGGGACAGCCTGGAATCTGTCGCGCGGGAGATTCGAGGCCATATGACCGACAGCGCTGCCGTCGTGGACGAGAAGGGGTGCATCATGGGCGGGATCCTGCTCTCCGAGATATTCCCGATCCTGATTGCACGCCACGAGTTCCGGGGAACGGTATCCGACTACATGAGCACGGATGTCGTGACCTGCCACGCGGACGAGCACGTTCAAAAAGTATATAACCTCATAGTGGCGAGCGGATTCACGGCGTTTCCCGTATTGAAGGACAACGTGCTGGTCGGCATGATCTCCCGGCGCGATGTCCTGAACGCCGGACGGGTGCGGCGGGCCCTTGAGGGCAATATCAACGTTAAGATCGAGAGAGAGCCGACCAATACCCGGGTGGAGAACCTCATGAACACTCCCGTGATCACCGTCGCACCGGACGAATCCATCAGTGCCGCCGCCCGGCTCCTGGTGAAGCACGATATCAGCAGAATGCCCGTTGTCCAGGATGGGAGAATCGTCGGAATCGTTGACCGTCACGACATTCTGGAAGGGCTGGTCGTCGAGAGTCCAAAGGAGCATTGAGATGCACCGCAATAATCGGATGAACAAGCAAGCTGACAGGCTCTTGAAGATGCCGGGCAAACTCGATCGAGGCCCGGTGGACTTCGAAACCCGTATCTCCCGCCAGGAGGGCGAGATCATGGCGGTCGCCACGAGAGACGTCATCTCCGTGACTCCCACCATTCCCATCCTGGAGGCGGTGAAAACGATGACGGAATGCGGATTTCGGCGTCTTCCCGTCACGGATGCGGGGACCCGCAGGCTGCGAGGAATCGTGACCGCCGGTGACATCATCGACCTGATGGGCGGGGGGAGCAAGTTCAACCTGGTGAAAAGGAAGCATGCGGGAAATCTTCTCGCTGCCATCAACGACAGCATCCGGGAGATCATGACCCAGCAGGTGATCACCATCCAGAACGATGCCCGAATCGCGGATGCTGTCAGCATCATCATCGAGAAGAAGATCGGGGGGATCCCCATCACCGACGACGAAGGGATCCTCGAGGGCATCGTCACGGAACGGGATGTGATGCGGATTCTCTGCTCCGAAAGCAGCATGGTGCCCGTCGAGGCGGCAATGAGCCGCAGTCTGCGGGTGACAACGCCGGAGAGCACCATCGGCATGGCGACGCGGGAGATGCTGGTGCATAAGTTCCGGCGCCTTCCTGTGGTCGCCGATGGCGTCCTGTTCGGTATCGTGACCAGCTCGGACATCATCCGTTACCTGGGCAACGGCCAGATCTTCCAGAAGCTGGTTACCGGGGATGTGGCGGAAGTAATGGGACTACCGGTGCGGACTCTGGTGTGCGGGGACCTCCATACCATCGAGCCGGATCGCACCATCTCGGAAGCCGCATCCGTGATGCTCAGCAGGGGCGTGGGTGCGCTACCGGTCATCGAGGACGCGCGGCTGGTAGGCATCATCACCGAGCACGATCTGGTGAAGGCGTTTTCCGGGGTGTGAGCATGCAGGCATCGGATGTGATGTCCTCGCCGGTGTATGTGGTATCCCCCCATGAGCCCGTCAGCCGCGCCCGGAGTCTGATGCTGAAACACCGGATCTCCCGGGTTCCGGTGATGGATGAGGGGCACCTGGTCGGAATCCTGACCAAGAAGGATATTGCCTACCGCCTCCGGCAGAGTGAACCCGTCTGGCGCCGCAGACCCATCGATCGGATCCCGGTGGAGATCCTGATGGTCCGGAATCCCATCACCATCGGCCCGAACACCCCCATGCAGGAGATTGCGAGGCTGATGCTGAAGGAGGACATCAGCGGGCTGCCGGTCGCGGATGGAGAGACGGTGCTCGGAATCGTTACCAAGTCCGATGTGCTGAAGTCGGAGGCGGTACGGAGAATCCCTCTGTCGGTCGGCGATCTGATGACCGACGTGATGACGGTCACCCGCTATCACTCGCTCGATCATGTCATCGATCTCATGAGCGAACGGCACGACAAGCTGATCGTGGTGAACGATAACGGATCGATCGCCGGGATCATCACGGAGAGCAATGTGGCCTTCTTCGTCTTCGTCCAGAACGACCCGGATCGGGTAGAGGCCGGCGTTCCCGCCAAAGAGATCACACTGCTCCGCAAGGCTGTGCCGGGTGGCAGGAAGCAGTTCCGCGACGTGATTGAGGTCTCCAGCGTCGCCGAAGACGTGATGTCCCGACCTGTCATCACCCTGCCCGTGAGCGCTCCGCTCTCCGAGGCGGTTCAGCGAATGCAGCAGCACCATATCACGAGCGTTGTTGCGGTCGGAGAGAACGACGAACTCAGAGGAATTGTGAAACGAGACGATATCATTCGTGAGGTGGCAAAATGAGCGAAGATGTGCTCATCAGAGATGTGATGTCAAAACCCATAACCATCGCAAAATCGGCATTTGTCACGGAAGCGCTGGACAAGATGCTGGATGGGGGTGTCGATCCCCTGATCGTCACCAACAACGGCGACGTCGTGGGAACGATATCCCGCAAGTCCATTGCCCGCAAACTGGGCAGAAGGCAGGCTTCCAACATCGCAGCAACATCCATCCACGTGGCAAACAGCGTTGAGCACGACTTCACCTCCGCGTATCCGGACCAGAACATCGACGTGCTGATCCCGCTTCTCCAGGTCTACAAGCTGGTTGTGGTGCTGGACGAGGAGCACCGCCTGGTGGGGCAGGTGACCGCCGGGGATCTGCTGCGCGTTGTCGAGCCGGTCGGCGAGATCGAGGACGTGATGGTCCCGGCCTGCGTCATCCAGACCGACGAGCGGGTCGTGCATCTTCGCCGCAGGATGCTCGACGACGGGATCGACAAGTTCGTGGCGGTGGAAGGAGGGGAACCCATGGGTGTCGTCACGGAGACGGATGTGGCAAACGCCATGCGGGCATTCAAAGAGGTGGTGGAGGAGAAGTACCAGGACCACCGCATCCGCAACCTGATCGTGCGGGACATCATGAGCACCCCGATCATCTCCGCCGAGAAGAGCAGCAACATCTCCACGATCGTGGAGATGTTGCTCTCCCGCAACATCAGCACCATACCCATCACGGAGAACGGGAGAGTCATCGGCATGGTGACGCGCGAGTCTCTCGTGAAAGCTCTTTAATACCCATTTTTTTAATCCGTTCATGGAACAGAGCAGATTATCCGTCAGGATTCTGGTCGTGCATTTTCTTTCGTTTGCGATGTCCCGCGCATGGCATTGGGGAATCCCGCCTGCTCCCGAGGATACAGGGCATCCGCCATCCCGCCACATCGTCAGGAGATCGGGAACGGTGAGGAAACGGAAACGCGCGAGAAGAAGGATCTTCCTGACTTTCAGGCATCGAAAAAGAGGGTTTATTCTTCGAGCGGTTGTTGCGGTGTCCCCGCCGGCGACCTGCCCGCTTCTTCCGCCCCAGGGGCCTCTTCCGCGGGTCTTGCGGGCCGCTTGAAGGTCTCAAGCAGCACGATCTCTGCTACATCCGGCAGGTACTCAAACGTCTCGTGGACAACCCGGCTCCTCCAGATGAGCCAGCGCCGATCGTACGTGATGGCAGGCGGAAGATGGATTGTCACGGTGCCGTTCTCGAACGCCACGTCCATGTCCCGCTGGACATAGAGCCGGATCAGGCCCTTTACCCGATTCTCCACCCCATCGACGGTACCTTCGACGCGATAGGTATAGTGAACAGTCTTGCCGGCGAGCGGGCTGTTGAAGTCGACGACGGCGCGCCGTCCGATCACATTGGTGACAACGCCCTCCCGATCTTCGAGCTTCACCTGCATCCCGACGAACGGCTTCTCCTTGAAGTTGGTTATGGGGATGGACTCGACGAGGCTATCGTCGTGAGGCCCGAACGCCTTCTCGGGCGGAACGTCAACTTCACCCTCCCCGCCGACCTCCGCGCCCATCAGGGCATCCTCGAGCCCGGCGACCACGTGCCCGCTTCCGAGCCGGATCATGATCGGGCCGTATCGGGCGGAAGGGTTATGAATCCCCGCCTCTTTTGCGATCTCCTCGTCCGTTGTATCGAATACATTGTCATCGATCCGACCGGTATAGGATACATGGATAAAATCTCCTTCTCCCAGTGGCATCTGGTATTCACCTTGTCTATATTAAGTCACGATGAATCAATTTAAAGGTAGCTTCAGGTGGAGTACGAGGCAATGGCCGTTTCCAGGGAAATCGTGCACCTGTCTCCTGCCGTCACGCCTGCAGGAACGCCGTTCGGTTTCCCGTTCGGGATATCTGGAGGCGGTGTGGCGGGACGGCGAAGGGCAGGTCGACTGGGCTAGTCGGCGGCGAGTCGGAGGCGATCGGGGTTTGCCGTCCTCCGTGCCCCGAGGGAGCCGGTTCCAGCGCCCGGAGAGCAGTGCCGGAATGTTGTCAGAATATCCACGGGTTCTTTGCTCTGCCGGCCGGTACAACGATTCCGAATCCCCGTCCTTCGGGGCGGGCGCAGCAGGAGAAAGGCATGGCTTCGGCATCCCCCTTCCGTGCGGAAGCGGCCGGTACCGGTTAAACAGAATCGTACCATGCCGAACCGGGAGGAACAACTCCGATATCGGTGAATGAAAGAGCCCTTCACGTTCCGCAACATCCCCGATGCGAGATGGAGAAATGACGGGGAGAAACACGCACCCTCCATTCCTCGGCCGGTGGGATCCGGATGCTCCTTCCCCCGAAAGGTTCCCGGCCCGAAGCCTGGTTCTGTCCTCCGCGCCGGTTGCGGGGTATGGACCGTGGGACAACAGGAGGCGGAATCGGAGTCGCCGCTTCCGGCCGCCCGGACTGCGGTGCCCCGAATTGGCATTCGTCTCCCCCAGAGGCCCCGGAGCGGGACGGCCCTGGCGGGAGGGTGGCGAGCCGTCCGCACATCCAGAATTTAATGCTGATCGAACGACAGAAATGTATTCGGATCAACATGCTCGAGATCGAGGCAAAAGTGCGGGTTGCGGACCTGGACGCGGTGCGGGCCCGTCTCAAAGCCCGGGGATCGCGGCTCTCCGGGCGTTCCGTCGAGAGGGATGTCTACTACAACGCCCCGCATCGGGATTTTGGAGAGACCGACGAAGCGTTGCGGATGCGGTACGCAGGGAGTTCCTGCGTCGTGACGTACAAAGGCCCGAAACGGCCTGGTTCGGGGCTCAAGGTGCGCGATGAGTTGAACGTCGGGGTGGAGCCCGGCGGGGAGTTCGAGCAGATTCTGCGGAATCTGGGCTTCAGAGCGGTTCACGAGGTGGTTAAGACGCGCGAGGTGTACGCGGTACCGGGGGCCACGGTCATGCTCGACGAGGTCGAGGATCTCGGCAGTTTCGTGGAGATCGAGGCATCGGCGGGTCTCGGGGAGGTGTCGGCGGCGGATCGGGTGAACCGGCTGGTAGAGGAGCTCGGACTTCCCAAAGAGTATGTCCCGCTGTCCTACCTGGAACTGGCACTCGCCAGGGACCGGGCTTCTCCGGGCTGATACTGCATCAGGGAAGCACCCTCACCATATTGTCGAGTGCATTCTCCAGGATATGCTTGGCGGCCTGAAGATTCCGCGCCGTGGAAGGGGGGAGGGAACTCTGACGGGACGCCTGCACCATCCGCAGCGTGATGACGAACTCTTTTATCTGCGATCTGGCTCTGGCAAGCGCCTTCTTCGCGCCCTCCAGGTCGCCCGCATCGAGGAGGAATCTGGCAGCGGAAAGTTCGCGCTGCATCTCCGCTGCAATATCGCGTGCCACAGCCATATCGATGTAGCACGATTCCAGTTCCTGCAGGATCTCGTCCATCAGTATGGGAACCGGCCGCGCTGGCGACGGAGGACGGAATACACGGGTCTTCATTGTCTCGGATATACTCTCCATTTCCATCACGGGCTGCATCAATTCCTGTATCGCACTATCGGACGTGTATGATAATAAAATAATAAAATCTTCCCGGTTTTAGCACTGAACCGATGAGCTCGATTAGCGAACCGGACGGATTCATGCTCGTTGAATTGCGGAGCAATATCCGACTGGGGGGGAGACCGGGTGAGCCGCCCCTCTCCGGCAACGGAAAGGGGGGAGAGCCGGAAAGACCTGTAGGAAGGATCAGAAGGTCAGAAGCTGTATTGAGATGTCCCGCGGCTCGCTTCCGAACTCGAGGATGGCGCAGTGGCCTCTTGATCCCTCGCCGGGGTTGACGATCTTCACACCCTCAATCTCCATCGCGCCCCTCTGTTCATGAATGTGGGCGGTGCAGACCAGATCGAAATGCTTTATGTACCTCCGGATAGCAGGGCTGCCAACGTGCTTACCATCGATCAGATCCAGCGTACCCTCGGGGGGTGCATGGGTGATCAGGATGTTGTGGACATTCCGCTCCATGCCTTCGGTGAGAGTGCGCAGTATCGCATCGATCTCCTCCTCGGAGAGTTCGAAAGGCGTATCGAACGGGGTGGTATTCGAACCCCCGATGCCGAGTATGGTCATGTTCCCGATGGTCATGGAGTTGCGGTGCAGGCATACGGCGCTCGATTCGTCCAGCGCATCCAGTACATCCCGTGGGTCGCAGTTGCCGGGGATGGCAAGACAGGGCACATCGATACGGGAGACGACAGATAGAATCGATTCGGATGGGCCAAAGTGGGTGATATCGCCTGCCAGGAAGACCAGGTCGGGTTCGAGACTCAGGAAAGAGTCGAGCTTTCCGAACTGGCCGTGCATGTCGGCGAGCAGGAGAACTCTTGTCATTGTACCATGATCCGTCTGCTCCGTAAAAAATGTTATCGGGGGAAACGTGCGCACTGCCATCGGTCTTTCCGGTGGAAATGAGAGGCTTCTCGCCCTGCGAACAGGGGTACGGGCGGGTGCAGGGAAGAGGCGTGTCCATCGAATCCGGCGATGCTATCCCGGTAAGGGGCGCACGGTGACGCGAGCAGCCGATCCCGCATTTCTGCGGCACCCTCGAGGAACCGACCGGGCGGGAGCACGGGTTGCCGCACCCCCGGGCCAGCGCCTCAGAATCCCCCATCGCCGCACCGATGCGGAGAGCGGAGCATGGGAGCGGTGCCGTGAGCGGCAGAGCCCGAACGCACCCTTGCAAGCAGGGATGGTAGGCCTCCCCCCAGCATCCCGAAGTCCTGCGCTCCTTGTCGGAGCGTGGAATCGAATCCGGCGCGTTTGGCCGTACCGAGAATGAAGGGGGAATACTGGCACCAGACCATCCCACCGGAGGTCCTGACAGGGCATGGGAACGGAAAGGGGATCACCGTCGTAGCGGGACGGCCGGGATGCAGCGGAATCACGGCAGGATCCCTTCCCGAGCGCCCTCCTGCGGTGCAGAGCCCGTTCACCGCTCGAGCGGGCTGCTCCCGGGAAGGTGCCGCACCTTCGAGCCATGGCGGGATCGGCGCCCCGCATCCCGGGGCGGCTCGAGGGCATCGTCCACCCTTCTCCATGAGCCGGTGAGCCTGCCCTGCAGGGCAAGCCGCCCGAGAGTTCGCTCCGTCTCTCTGAGCAGACTGCGGGGAGCGGTTCCTGCCAGAGGGGTACCGGGCAGGGGCGTGAATGCATGGATATGCACCAATCCATGACGCGATGCCCAGAGAATGAGCCGTTCCGTCTCTCTCTGGTCCGCATCGGTCTCGAACGGGAACCCCACGATGAAGTCCACCACGGGAGTGAATCCATGCTCGCAGGCGAGCTCCACCGCCCGGATGACGTCTGCGGTCGTATGCCCGCGGCGAAGCCGCTGCAGGATCGCATCGCTGCCGGACTGTGCGCCGAAGTGAATCTTCGTATTTGCGCAGTAGCGGGATATGAGCTCGAGCGCTTCGTCGGTAACGAACTCGGGCCGCACTTCGCTCGGGAAAGTCCCGAAGTAGATGTTGCCTCTCAGCCGTGCGAGGAGCTTCTCGACCCGATCGAGGCGGGGCCGCCTTCCGTCGGAGCCGTATGCCAGTGCATTCGGGGTCACGAACCGGATGTCCTGATAGCGCGATGCCGCCGTTTCGATGCACGAGAGAGAACGATGCCGCATGCAGCGGCCGAAGAGGCGGGGGGTCTGGCAGTAGGCGCAATGATGAGGGCACCCGCGGGTAATCTCGATATAGCCTTTCACCGTGGAGAACGGAGGATACGCATCAAGGATCACAGTCTCCTCTGCCGGGTGGAAGCCGTCAACCGTCGCCACACCCGGGGGGATCCCCTGTCTTCCCGCCTCGATCCAAGACAGGAGCCTGGGCAGTGCACGCTCTCCCTCGCCCACAACCACATAATCCGCATACTCCGCCACCTCGCGGTAGCATGCAGAGGCATGGGGGCCGCCCACGATGGTGATGCAGGGGGCCTGCCGAATCTCGCGCCTGTATGCCCGTTCGTTGATCGAGTTCAGACTGTAGCATGTGACATCCGCGGACGGACGGTCCACAGGATGCAGGCGGTATCCTTCTCTTTCGCAGGCGGCGAATAGTGCTGCAAACGTGTTTCTGGCA
It contains:
- a CDS encoding TIGR04013 family B12-binding domain/radical SAM domain-containing protein, with protein sequence MPSSLTVNWRSIGAARNTFAALFAACEREGYRLHPVDRPSADVTCYSLNSINERAYRREIRQAPCITIVGGPHASACYREVAEYADYVVVGEGERALPRLLSWIEAGRQGIPPGVATVDGFHPAEETVILDAYPPFSTVKGYIEITRGCPHHCAYCQTPRLFGRCMRHRSLSCIETAASRYQDIRFVTPNALAYGSDGRRPRLDRVEKLLARLRGNIYFGTFPSEVRPEFVTDEALELISRYCANTKIHFGAQSGSDAILQRLRRGHTTADVIRAVELACEHGFTPVVDFIVGFPFETDADQRETERLILWASRHGLVHIHAFTPLPGTPLAGTAPRSLLRETERTLGRLALQGRLTGSWRRVDDALEPPRDAGRRSRHGSKVRHLPGSSPLER
- a CDS encoding CBS domain-containing protein, which translates into the protein MQASDVMSSPVYVVSPHEPVSRARSLMLKHRISRVPVMDEGHLVGILTKKDIAYRLRQSEPVWRRRPIDRIPVEILMVRNPITIGPNTPMQEIARLMLKEDISGLPVADGETVLGIVTKSDVLKSEAVRRIPLSVGDLMTDVMTVTRYHSLDHVIDLMSERHDKLIVVNDNGSIAGIITESNVAFFVFVQNDPDRVEAGVPAKEITLLRKAVPGGRKQFRDVIEVSSVAEDVMSRPVITLPVSAPLSEAVQRMQQHHITSVVAVGENDELRGIVKRDDIIREVAK
- a CDS encoding CBS domain-containing protein, whose translation is MKVACDVMMEVPVLSEHDHLTKARQILRDDVFREAYVRDDDKKRLIGYIDISDVLILTTTKSNVEVTAFMKDPPMVHAGDSLESVAREIRGHMTDSAAVVDEKGCIMGGILLSEIFPILIARHEFRGTVSDYMSTDVVTCHADEHVQKVYNLIVASGFTAFPVLKDNVLVGMISRRDVLNAGRVRRALEGNINVKIEREPTNTRVENLMNTPVITVAPDESISAAARLLVKHDISRMPVVQDGRIVGIVDRHDILEGLVVESPKEH
- the cyaB gene encoding class IV adenylate cyclase, with product MLEIEAKVRVADLDAVRARLKARGSRLSGRSVERDVYYNAPHRDFGETDEALRMRYAGSSCVVTYKGPKRPGSGLKVRDELNVGVEPGGEFEQILRNLGFRAVHEVVKTREVYAVPGATVMLDEVEDLGSFVEIEASAGLGEVSAADRVNRLVEELGLPKEYVPLSYLELALARDRASPG
- a CDS encoding CBS domain-containing protein, giving the protein MSEDVLIRDVMSKPITIAKSAFVTEALDKMLDGGVDPLIVTNNGDVVGTISRKSIARKLGRRQASNIAATSIHVANSVEHDFTSAYPDQNIDVLIPLLQVYKLVVVLDEEHRLVGQVTAGDLLRVVEPVGEIEDVMVPACVIQTDERVVHLRRRMLDDGIDKFVAVEGGEPMGVVTETDVANAMRAFKEVVEEKYQDHRIRNLIVRDIMSTPIISAEKSSNISTIVEMLLSRNISTIPITENGRVIGMVTRESLVKAL
- a CDS encoding CBS domain-containing protein — encoded protein: MQFETRVPLREVMRSRATTIDADASVARAAEMMCRDEVGSCIVLQRNMPTGIVTEEDINCKVVAKDLKPSSVPVRQIMSTPLITIGADKTVGDAAHLMVSKRVRRLPVVEGQKVVGIVTVRDILSIATVMNDIMAELITINREEPVEMGVCSRCGIMSDDLRRVDDQLILCPTCREEERLV
- a CDS encoding metallophosphoesterase, producing MTRVLLLADMHGQFGKLDSFLSLEPDLVFLAGDITHFGPSESILSVVSRIDVPCLAIPGNCDPRDVLDALDESSAVCLHRNSMTIGNMTILGIGGSNTTPFDTPFELSEEEIDAILRTLTEGMERNVHNILITHAPPEGTLDLIDGKHVGSPAIRRYIKHFDLVCTAHIHEQRGAMEIEGVKIVNPGEGSRGHCAILEFGSEPRDISIQLLTF
- a CDS encoding FKBP-type peptidyl-prolyl cis-trans isomerase, with translation MPLGEGDFIHVSYTGRIDDNVFDTTDEEIAKEAGIHNPSARYGPIMIRLGSGHVVAGLEDALMGAEVGGEGEVDVPPEKAFGPHDDSLVESIPITNFKEKPFVGMQVKLEDREGVVTNVIGRRAVVDFNSPLAGKTVHYTYRVEGTVDGVENRVKGLIRLYVQRDMDVAFENGTVTIHLPPAITYDRRWLIWRSRVVHETFEYLPDVAEIVLLETFKRPARPAEEAPGAEEAGRSPAGTPQQPLEE
- a CDS encoding CBS domain-containing protein — translated: MHRNNRMNKQADRLLKMPGKLDRGPVDFETRISRQEGEIMAVATRDVISVTPTIPILEAVKTMTECGFRRLPVTDAGTRRLRGIVTAGDIIDLMGGGSKFNLVKRKHAGNLLAAINDSIREIMTQQVITIQNDARIADAVSIIIEKKIGGIPITDDEGILEGIVTERDVMRILCSESSMVPVEAAMSRSLRVTTPESTIGMATREMLVHKFRRLPVVADGVLFGIVTSSDIIRYLGNGQIFQKLVTGDVAEVMGLPVRTLVCGDLHTIEPDRTISEAASVMLSRGVGALPVIEDARLVGIITEHDLVKAFSGV